The nucleotide window CCACTGTATATAACCCACCATTGCCATCCTTCAATTGGCAGGTGCAGAAATTTCACTCacccaaaaatttcaaaacccaaaaagatTTTCAATTTGTTTCTGCACTTGCTCTTCAATCCCTACCTCTtcagtttttcttcaaattccaaaaccccaaAATTTTCAGGGATTCAAAGATCACGatagaaaaaaacaaaatttaggAACAACCCAGAGTTTCCGCGATTACGAATAATCAGAGAAGAATGCCGTCTCCGTCGCAATTGGAAGACGAGCTCTTCCCGTCGACGCCGGGAAAGTTCAAGATCGAGCGGGCCCACACCATGAACCGCCAGTTCCACCGCTGCTTCGCCTCCACAAGCACCATGTTCTTGTGGGCGCTCTTCTTGATCGCCCTTACGGCGTCGTATTTGAGTTTCCAGAGCTTCGTCGACTCCGGCAGCCGGTACTTCTCGGCCTCCTGGGGAGGAATCCAGTGGGAGAAGCAGGTCCGCAACTCCGCGCAGATCCACCGCTCCGGCGGCATGTCCGTTCTGGTTACCGGGGCGGCCGGTTTCGTCGGCACCCACGTGTCCATGGCCCTGAAAAAGCGCGGAGACGGCGTCGTGGGGCTTGACAACTTCAACAGCTACTACGACCCGTCGTTGAAGAAGGCCCGAAGGAACCTCCTCAAAGGCCACGGCATCTTCATCGTCGAGGGAGATATAAACGACAACAAACTCCTCGACAAGCTCTTCGACACCGTGGCCTTCACCCACGTCATGCATCTTGCCGCTCAGGCCGGAGTCCGGTACGCCATGGAGAACCCCGGCTCTTATGTCCACAGCAACATCGCCGGCCTCGTCACGCTTCTCGAGGTATGTAAATCCGCCAATCCTCAGCCGTCGATTGTGTGGGCCTCGTCCAGCTCCGTCTACGGCTTAAACGACAAGGTCCCGTTCTCGGAATCCGACCGGACAGACCAGCCGGCGAGCCTCTACGCCGCGACGAAGAAGGCCGGCGAGGAAATCACCCACACTTACAACCACATTTACGGGCTGTCGATCACCGGGTTGAGATTCTTCACGGTTTACGGACCCTGGGGCCGACCCGACATGGCGTATTTCAGTTTTACCCGCAACATCCTTCAGGGTAAACCCATCACTATTTACCGCGGGAAGA belongs to Rosa chinensis cultivar Old Blush chromosome 4, RchiOBHm-V2, whole genome shotgun sequence and includes:
- the LOC112197227 gene encoding UDP-glucuronate 4-epimerase 1; translation: MPSPSQLEDELFPSTPGKFKIERAHTMNRQFHRCFASTSTMFLWALFLIALTASYLSFQSFVDSGSRYFSASWGGIQWEKQVRNSAQIHRSGGMSVLVTGAAGFVGTHVSMALKKRGDGVVGLDNFNSYYDPSLKKARRNLLKGHGIFIVEGDINDNKLLDKLFDTVAFTHVMHLAAQAGVRYAMENPGSYVHSNIAGLVTLLEVCKSANPQPSIVWASSSSVYGLNDKVPFSESDRTDQPASLYAATKKAGEEITHTYNHIYGLSITGLRFFTVYGPWGRPDMAYFSFTRNILQGKPITIYRGKNHVDLARDFTYIDDIVKGCLGSLDTSGKSTGSGGKKRGPAPYRIFNLGNTSPVTVPTLVNILERHLKMKAKRNVVEMLGNGDVPFTHANISLARRQIGYKPTTDLQTGLKKFVRWYLSYYGYNNGKPVN